The Thalassomonas actiniarum genome contains the following window.
TTTTTATATGACGTAAAATCAAGGGCTTATAGATTGTGCTTTGCTGTTAATGTTCACCGGATTAAGGTGCCCGAAGCAGGCCTTGTTCTATCCAGGCAGATAGGTAGTTCAGGGCCACCGTGGTGACATCACCGCTATCATTTGTGCTGCCGTTATGGCGCTCTAGCAAGTAATCACATAAGGCGCTGAAGTCTTCGCCTGCCAGTATCATCTGAAACAAAGCGGCTTCTTCTTCCGATATCGAGCGAAACTCCGTCAGTTTATCCCGGTTGCGCCACAGCAGCCAGCAGCTGTTATATTCCCGGGCGGGCTCGGGGGCTTGCTCTGTTTTTAATGCCTGCCAGCTTTCGACACTGTTCCAGTGCATATAGGTGAGCTGGACACTGGGATGAAAATGAAAAACCAGCGACGGCCATAAATCATGGGCAATGTCCTGGAGATGCTCAAGGGCAAAGCGGTTAACATCGGCGGCGTCAAATGCCGTTAATAATAAACGCTCAAAACGGGCAAGTTCGCAGAGCAGGGGAAAATCGGCAAAGGGCGGTTGTGTCGCCAGGAACTCGGGTAAGTTATCACCGTATTGGCGTAAACTGGTGTAACGGGAGGGATACAGGTCAATATAACCGTCCACCATTTGTTCGAACAAGTCGTCGCCAAGATATAAGCCTAAAATGCCGTGGTCGGTATCTAAGGTTTCCTTTAGCCGCATCCGGTAGGCATTTTTATAGATATTAAGGCGGGTATGATTATCTATGCTTCCCTGGCTGATAATTTTATCGCTGATGGCCTGATCGTCACAGGTTAAATAATCTATCATCTGCTGCTGCAGTTTTTCTAAGCGGGTATTTTCCATGGTTATATCGCTTGCTTGCCTTGGCTTATGCCTGTACTTACAGTGTGGTTAAGGGTTTGTGCGGCAATATTGCGGGCAGTATCCAGCTCAGCCATAAGCTCACCAAGGGGCGGAATATTATCATCGCGCTCTATCATGGTACTGACGTAGCCGAAACGTTGTAATGCCTGGCGGTATAGATCCCACACCGGATCGGCTACCTCATGGTCATGGGTATCGATAACGTAATCGCCGTAATCCGTGTGCCCGGCCAGATGGAACTGCCTGACTCTGTCTTTGTCTATGCCGTTAAGATAATCTAGCGGGGCAAAGTTATGGTTGCGGGCGCTGACATAGATATTGTTGATATCAAGCAACATCAAACAGTCGGCACGTTTCACCACTTCGTTGATAAACTGCCATTCGCTCATGTCCGAGTCTTTATAGCTCATGTAGCTGGAGACATTTTCTATTAATATTTGCCGTCCGAGAAAGTCCTGCACCCGGGAGATGCGATCGGCAACATGTTGTAAGGTTTCCTCGTTATAAGGTAAAGGCAGCAGGTCATGGCTGTTGACTTGTTTGTTCGTGGTCCAGCACAAATGATCCGAGAGCCACTGTGGCTGAAGTTCATTGGCCAATACCTTAAGTTTGCGTAAATAGTCCATATTCAGGGGCTCGGTAGAGCCGATTGACATGGACACCCCGTGCATCACCATGGGATAGTGTTCGCGTATCGCGTGTAAATAATGCTTGGGTTTGCCGCCGTCCACCATGAAATTTTCCGAAACCACTTCAAACCAGTCAAGTGCGGGTTTTTGTTCAAGCACATCCTGGAAGTGATCTGTGCGTAATCCCAGGCCGAAGCCGAGAAAGTGCTCCGGCATGCCCTGATGGGATGTTTGTTGCCCCTCAGGGGAAGAAGCGGGGGCTAACCCGCCTCCTTTTATTGCCTTATTTACCAACTTTACCACCTACATCATTACAGGCCTTAGGTGACATTTTGACAAACCCCTGGCCTTTACAGGATGCCTGGCCTTTACAGGCATTGTTGGCGGTTTTACAGTCGTTGTGGCCGCCGCAAACATTGACGTTGTAGCAATGGGCCATATCTGCTGTGGTCACTTTGCCGCGCCAGTCATCTTTTACCGTGCCGCCGATATCGCCGCAGGATTTGGTTGGCATGGCAACAAAGCCGTGGCCTTTACAGGATGCCTGGCCTTTACAGGCATTATCTGCGGTTTTGCAGTCATTATGGCCCGAGCATTTATTTACGCCGTAACAGTGGCCCAGTTCGGCGGTGTTTTTTGCCGCATAGGAAGAAGAGCCTGACTGGCTGGAAGTTTGCGCGCAGCCCATCATGCCGGCAACGGCCAGGGCAACTGCTGTGCCTTGTAATGCTGATTTGGTATTTGGTTTCATGTTTTTCTCCGGTTTTGATCAGTTAGTTAACGCTTTACTGCCAGTTATCTTGAACACAGTGAGTGATAACACATGTTAGAGAAAAACAAAGGCCGAGTTATCACAATTTGGTCACAAAACAGAACGTTTCTTTCACTTTACGCCGAGTGTTGTTATTTCCTTAATGCCAAATTTACTATAGTTGACAATTTTTATACTGTCGTTACTGTTTGAAAACTAGGCGTAAATATTCTTTCTGCCGTAAATTGGCGCAGCTCCTGGAGGGCTGAAAACTTGCTGTGAACACTAAAGCACAGGCTTTTACCGGCCGCTGCTTGTCTTTTCTTGCACTATGGCCGGGTTTTACTGGATCTCTTGCATGATTCGGGTACATTAGGCCGACAAAACTGCTTTTAAGAACTGTTCAGCAGCTATTTCCATAAGCTTTCAAAAAATAAGGGATTGAACGTGAGCCAAGTAAAATTAACCCAGTACTCCCACGGCGCCGGTTGCGGCTGTAAAATTTCTCCGGCGGTTTTAGATGATATGCTTAAGTCTTCATTGTCGCTGCCGCCGCAGCCAGGTTTGCTGGTGGGCAATCAAAGTAAAGACGATGCTGCCGTGTATGATATCGGCAATAACCAGGCGGTTATTTCCACCACAGATTTTTTTATGCCGATTGTCGATGACCCCACGGACTTTGGCCAGATAGCTGCCTGTAACGCCATCAGTGATATTTATGCCATGGGAGGCAAACCCCTGATGGCCATTGCTATTTTGGGTTGGCCCATCAATAAACTGTCATCTGAGGTGGCACAAAAGGTTCTGGACGGCGGGCGTATGATCTGCGCACAAGCAGGGATCCCGCTGGCGGGAGGGCATTCAATCGATGCACCCGAGCCTATTTTTGGTCTGGCGGTTACCGGGTTAATCGATACCGATAAGGTGAAACGTAACAATAATGCCGGGGCCGGAGATCTGTTATACCTGACTAAACCTTTAGGTGTCGGCATATTATCTACCGCGCAAAAGCAGGGAAAGCTTCAGGAGCAGCATGCGGATATCGCCCCGGATGTGATGAAAACCTTAAATAGCCCGGGACTGGCCTTTGCCGAATTAGCCGGTGTCAGCGCAATGACAGATGTGACCGGTTTTGCTTTGTTGGGACATCTGCTGGAAATGTGCCAGGGCAGCGGGCTAGCCGCCGAGCTTGATTTTGCCAAAGTACCTTTGCTGGAGCAGGTAGAGCATTATATAGAACTAGGTTGTATCCCGGGGGGCTGTGGCCGTAATTTCCAAAGTTTTGGTCATAATGTCAGCGAGTTAACACCCTTGCAGCAAACCATTTTGTGCGATCCGCAAACCAGCGGCGGTTTATTGGTGGCGGTAAAACCCGAAAGCTGGGAAGCATTTGAAACTCTGGCGCAAAAACTGGGCTTATCGCTGGAGCCGATAGGCAAAATGGTGCCGGTGCAAAGCCCGGTGATCAGTGTGGTTTAATCATGGCGTTAGATATAACAGCTGATATGAATAAAATAAGCCAGCCCCTGCGGCCCGATAGCCAGGATTATCACAAGATACTTGCTTCGGGTTTGCCGTTACTGGATTTACGGGCGCCGGTGGAATTTGCCCGCGGCGCGTTTGAGCAGGCGGTTAATATTCCTTTGATGACAGACGATGAAAGGGCTGCTGTCGGCACCTGCTATAAAGAGCGGGGCCAGCAGGCGGCAATCGAACTGGGACATCGGCTGGTGTCGGGTAAAACCCGGCGGGATCGGGAGCAGGCATGGCAGCAATTTATCCTTGAGCATCCCGGCGGTTATTTATATTGTTTTCGCGGCGGTTTGCGCTCTCGCACGGTACAGGCGTTTTTAAAAGAAGCGGGTGTTCACTATCCGCTGATCAAAGGCGGTTATAAGGCCTTAAGGCAATATTTGCTGGATCAGGTTGCTAAGTTAAGTGCCCACCCTTTGATGATCCTTGGCGGGAAAACCGGTTGTAATAAAACCGAGTTTATAACCAGTCGCAAGGATAGTCTCGACCTGGAAGGGGCGGCCGGTCACCGGGGATCCAGCTTCGGTGGTTTTGCCTGGCCGCAGTCGACCCAGATCACCTTTGAAAATAAACTGGCGCAGCAGTATATCCGCAGGGATTTTGCAAAAGGGCAGCGCATTCTGCTTGAAGATGAAGGGCGTGTTATCGGCAGTGTCCATGTGCCGCAGGAGCTGAGGGAAAAAATGCGGCTCTCGCCCGTGGTGGTGGTGGAAGAAAGCTTTGATTATCGCCTGGAGCAGCTTTTTAATGAATATATCGTGAAAATGCTGCAGGACTTTATTGCTTTAAAAGGGGAAGAGCCGGGCAGGGCTGCCTTTATCGAGTATTTTTTCCAAGGGGTGTTTAAGGTGCGTAAACGCTTGGGCATGCAAAGGTATCAGGCTTTACTCGGCTTGCTGGAACAAGCCGCTTCGGGACTGCACCGGGAGGATTTAAATGGTTATTATGATGTGCTCAGGGATTTGATGGTGCAGTATTATGATCCCATGTATGACTATCAGCTGAGCTTAAAAAGCGAGCGTATTGTCTTTCGCGGTAACAGCGGCCAGTGCCGGACATATTTAGATGCACTTTAATGTGTCTTTTTAATGACTTAAACCGGGCGTCTTTGTGATATGCTAGGGCGCATAAGCAGGGCGATGATAATGCCGATATCCGGGATATCTGTTATCTTTATTGTCATATAATTTAATAATCAAACAGTTAGTATCCTAATTCCATGTTTCAACCGGTTAGCTTTTTTATTGGCTTACGTTACAGCCGTAGCCAGAACCGTTCCGGGTTCGTGTCTTTTATTACTTTCTTTTCCATTGCGGGGATTTTATTGGGGGTTGCCTCACTGATCACTGTGGTTTCCGTGATGAACGGTTTTGAAGGGGAGTTAAAGAAAAAAATTCTCGGCCTGGTGCCCCATGTGGTGATGTCCAAGCAGTCCCCCCAGGGCAAAACCCTGAGTATGTCAGACTGGCAGCAGCAAAGAACCAAGCTGTTAACTTACCCCGGGGTCAAGGCGGTGACGCCCTTTATCGAAAGCGAAGCCTTGATCCAGTCGCCCTCGACCCTGCAAGGGGTATTGCTGCAGGGCATTATCCCGGAATATGAGATCGGACATATTATTAACCAGCATATGGTGGCGGGAGATTTAGCCAGTTTGCAGGATACGCCCTATTCCCTGGTGATGGGGCAGGCGCTGGCGCATAAATTAGAAGTGAATGTCGGCGATAAAGTCCGCTTGGTGATCCCGAATAAAACCGTGTTTACCCCTATGGGGCGGGTGCCGGTGCAAAGAACGTTTACCCTGACCGGTATTTTTAATGTCGGTTCGCAAATTGACGATGCCGTGGTTTATATCCACAGTAAAGCCGGTGCCAAGTTATTGCGCCGCAAAGGCGACGGCATTAACCAGCTCAGGTTATATCTTGACGATGCCTTTTATGCCGGTGAACTTGCACCAAGGTTGCAACAGGACTTGCCGACGTATACTTTTGCC
Protein-coding sequences here:
- a CDS encoding DNA-binding domain-containing protein, yielding MENTRLEKLQQQMIDYLTCDDQAISDKIISQGSIDNHTRLNIYKNAYRMRLKETLDTDHGILGLYLGDDLFEQMVDGYIDLYPSRYTSLRQYGDNLPEFLATQPPFADFPLLCELARFERLLLTAFDAADVNRFALEHLQDIAHDLWPSLVFHFHPSVQLTYMHWNSVESWQALKTEQAPEPAREYNSCWLLWRNRDKLTEFRSISEEEAALFQMILAGEDFSALCDYLLERHNGSTNDSGDVTTVALNYLSAWIEQGLLRAP
- a CDS encoding DUF692 domain-containing protein; the protein is MPEHFLGFGLGLRTDHFQDVLEQKPALDWFEVVSENFMVDGGKPKHYLHAIREHYPMVMHGVSMSIGSTEPLNMDYLRKLKVLANELQPQWLSDHLCWTTNKQVNSHDLLPLPYNEETLQHVADRISRVQDFLGRQILIENVSSYMSYKDSDMSEWQFINEVVKRADCLMLLDINNIYVSARNHNFAPLDYLNGIDKDRVRQFHLAGHTDYGDYVIDTHDHEVADPVWDLYRQALQRFGYVSTMIERDDNIPPLGELMAELDTARNIAAQTLNHTVSTGISQGKQAI
- the selD gene encoding selenide, water dikinase SelD, with the protein product MSQVKLTQYSHGAGCGCKISPAVLDDMLKSSLSLPPQPGLLVGNQSKDDAAVYDIGNNQAVISTTDFFMPIVDDPTDFGQIAACNAISDIYAMGGKPLMAIAILGWPINKLSSEVAQKVLDGGRMICAQAGIPLAGGHSIDAPEPIFGLAVTGLIDTDKVKRNNNAGAGDLLYLTKPLGVGILSTAQKQGKLQEQHADIAPDVMKTLNSPGLAFAELAGVSAMTDVTGFALLGHLLEMCQGSGLAAELDFAKVPLLEQVEHYIELGCIPGGCGRNFQSFGHNVSELTPLQQTILCDPQTSGGLLVAVKPESWEAFETLAQKLGLSLEPIGKMVPVQSPVISVV
- the mnmH gene encoding tRNA 2-selenouridine(34) synthase MnmH; its protein translation is MNKISQPLRPDSQDYHKILASGLPLLDLRAPVEFARGAFEQAVNIPLMTDDERAAVGTCYKERGQQAAIELGHRLVSGKTRRDREQAWQQFILEHPGGYLYCFRGGLRSRTVQAFLKEAGVHYPLIKGGYKALRQYLLDQVAKLSAHPLMILGGKTGCNKTEFITSRKDSLDLEGAAGHRGSSFGGFAWPQSTQITFENKLAQQYIRRDFAKGQRILLEDEGRVIGSVHVPQELREKMRLSPVVVVEESFDYRLEQLFNEYIVKMLQDFIALKGEEPGRAAFIEYFFQGVFKVRKRLGMQRYQALLGLLEQAASGLHREDLNGYYDVLRDLMVQYYDPMYDYQLSLKSERIVFRGNSGQCRTYLDAL
- a CDS encoding lipoprotein-releasing ABC transporter permease subunit; this translates as MSFITFFSIAGILLGVASLITVVSVMNGFEGELKKKILGLVPHVVMSKQSPQGKTLSMSDWQQQRTKLLTYPGVKAVTPFIESEALIQSPSTLQGVLLQGIIPEYEIGHIINQHMVAGDLASLQDTPYSLVMGQALAHKLEVNVGDKVRLVIPNKTVFTPMGRVPVQRTFTLTGIFNVGSQIDDAVVYIHSKAGAKLLRRKGDGINQLRLYLDDAFYAGELAPRLQQDLPTYTFATWNESQGALFAAVSMEKNMMWLMLSLIVAVAAFNIVSALVMVVIDKQGEIGILQTLGLARAEIVKIFITQGMVNGLWGVILGSISGVLLTLNLNTLMSVTGINIFGPGYASQVLPIQLEAWNVAVIVFSALMMSFVATLYPAYRASKTQPAEVLRNE